Proteins from a genomic interval of Malassezia vespertilionis chromosome 9, complete sequence:
- the HGT10 gene encoding glucose- glycerol proton symporter (COG:P; TransMembrane:9 (i9-29o41-61i73-92o112-130i234-255o261-285i305-325o337-361i368-387o); EggNog:ENOG503NV25), with protein sequence MGEYLGRRPIIQFGSLWMIIGTVISVSAFEEFGKWGLGQFVIGRTISGIGNGMNTATIPVWQSEMSKAEYRGMLVSFEGSVIAVGTMLAYWITFGTTYATGSIESLTWRFPIALQIVFAIFILIMIWGLPESPRWLLAKRRTDQARFVLKALAGKKADDETINEEIRILEEAIDASTNKNGFREVFTNGRGQNFRRMLLGASGQFFQQFTGCNAAIYYSTVLFETMQQGRRMSLIMGGIFASVYAIFTLPAFFLVERVGRRNLYLIGAIGQGCAFFITMGCLAAVDARADPTDNQSKQDRKGAVVGLYIFIVFFAFTILQLPWIYPPEINPSSTRTAAVSLSTCSNWASNFAVVMFTPIFINSSEWGCYLFFALMNFIWVPIIFFFYPETAGRTLEEMDVIFAKAHVEGRPVWRVAATMPKLTAEETEQESIKLGLYGNRNSEKTGVNAESPAQLAPDEHNEATAEA encoded by the coding sequence ATGGGTGAATATCTGGGTCGTCGCCCCATCATTCAATTTGGATCTCTTTGGATGATTATTGGCACCGTTATTTCCGTTAGTGCATTTGAAGAGTTTGGCAAATGGGGTCTCGGTCAATTCGTTATTGGTCGTACGATTTCCGGTATTGGCAACGGTATGAACACTGCGACGATCCCCGTGTGGCAATCTGAGATGTCCAAGGCCGAGTATCGTGGTATGCTGGTCAGCTTTGAGGGTTCTGTTATTGCTGTTGGTACCATGCTTGCGTACTGGATAACGTTTGGTACCACGTATGCGACCGGCAGCATTGAAAGTCTTACTTGGCGTTTCCCCATTGCACTCCAGATTGTCTTTGCGATCTTCATTCTTATTATGATTTGGGGTCTCCCCGAGTCTCCGCGTTGGCTGCTTGCGAAACGCCGAACCGATCAGGCTCGCTTTGTGCTGAAGGCGCTTGCCGGCAAAAAAGCCGATGACGAGACGATCAATGAAGAGATCCGTATTTTGGAGGAGGCCATTGACGCGTCGACAAACAAGAATGGTTTCCGCGAAGTGTTTACGAACGGCAGGGGGCAAAACTTCCGCCGTATGCTTCTCGGTGCCTCGGGTCAGTTCTTCCAGCAGTTTACTGGTTGTAATGCCGCTATTTACTACTCAACCGTGCTATTTGAGACGATGCAACAGGGTCGTCGTATGTCGCTTATTATGGGTGGTATCTTTGCTTCCGTTTATGCCATCTTTACGCTGCCCGCGTTTTTCCTTGTCGAGCGTGTTGGTCGTCGTAACCTCTACTTAATCGGTGCTATCGGTCAAGGTTGTGCCTTCTTTATTACCATGGGCTGTCTTGCCGCTGTGGATGCGCGTGCTGATCCCACGGACAATCAGTCGAAACAGGACCGTAAGGGTGCCGTGGTTGGTTTGTACATCTTTATTGTCTTCTTTGCATTTACCATTTTGCAACTTCCCTGGATTTACCCGCCCGAGATCAACCCCTCTTCCACCCGTACTGCTGCCGTCTCCCTCTCGACTTGCTCAAACTGGGCGTCGAACTTTGCCGTCGTCATGTTCACTCCGATTTTTATAAACTCGAGCGAATGGGGCTGCTATCTCTTCTTTGCCTTGATGAACTTTATCTGGGTTCCTATTATTTTCTTCTTTTACCCCGAGACCGCTGGTCGTACACTCGAGGAGATGGATGTCATAtttgccaaggcgcacgTCGAGGGCCGCCCCGTCTGGCGCGTTGCTGCTACCATGCCGAAGCTTACTGCCGAAGAAACCGAACAGGAGTCTATCAAGCTTGGTCTTTACGGCAACCGAAATTCGGAAAAGACGGGTGTAAACGCAGAGTCTCCTGCGCAACTTGCTCCTGATGAGCATAACGAAGCTACCGCTGAGGCGTAA
- a CDS encoding uncharacterized protein (EggNog:ENOG503PKNB), with translation MAPWPRLLEQLAVTYLSGFLAQRMSRSPAILRAADRIRHEMDHLPHRLEGKPVPKYIVRDFDPPETTWIDHGEPHDEPSPFPLSGKYSGSDASFHRQSPGAPSETQDPLVHERIESEQRAMEFRELQEQLRRMK, from the exons ATGGCGCCTTGGCCACGGCTCTTGGAGCAACTTGCGGTGACGTACCTGAGCGGCTTCTTGGCGCAACGG ATGAGCCGCTCGCCCGCCATTCTCCGTGCGGCCGATCGTATTCGTCACGAGATGGACCATTTGCCGCATCGGTTGGAAGGCAAGCCCGTGCCAAAGTATATAGTTCGCGACTTTGACCCGCCCGAGACGACCTGGATCG ACCATGGCGAACCCCACGATGAGCCGTCACCATTTCCTCTTTCCGGCAAGTAcagcggcagcgacgcatcGTTTCACCGGCAAAGCCCCGGCGCTCCGTCCGAGACGCAAGATCCACTTGTGCACGAACGCATAGAATctgagcagcgcgccatggagTTCCGCGAGCTACAGGAGCAACTACGGCGTATGAAATAG
- the BLM3 gene encoding Proteasome activator BLM10 (COG:S; EggNog:ENOG503NWBP) — translation MEDLDFLEVSSIDEKIDAEEDEEEIEKALRDSVSIAEEHSSTRGQALLFPRHLPYECESLDAFDALLTVATDRLLDCISAQEFGVAFAQWTQYLQCLMTLKYPLTKARRVQLAQLFYHVAVMPTLDVRVIELASTMCIKLIRSKKELEPSDVALPWRPLYSAIVREISHKARKISTSNISNSLLDLAEYAQRFYPSSEADDMLRTILPQMDGNDINSVIATQAYLVHFLPLSEPQRWLPTMFRLWQSFKSSLFDDQMLDHLARLAEFHVLDENEAQKPMRRDIGIFTDAQFALIMTKCLRSAGLPVGASKAANATLMAQSANVRTGADAIASAQTLRIKKPTDRLRSFALIIVYSMAPDAPPLESARMSAQAVDTTPGPLRLHAQQTFLGGSKALDALAKYIQATESYFHPSNWGMWQSQLGSLVQHLTWDFVRRCKEEELATCKTPQQYRLTPLIKRDFILSLRTVCLLSMFSKDPLSILSAQTSLKRMAYLAPELVIPHILQRSFTSLEALETTHRTTAVISTLISISLPLLSRQVYPAGAKHLAPLLHLCLPGIDLNDSLKTISTCLFILSTMLTIHVEDLSTAPETNDAAAQAPVPLDEEHSTTRAAEDYALCLSTADLDAWVVEFVRRVLHLIDMLPDEGKGGKIGEKNEEMLLNTLIASYDVFCSALGGTLFDRALDIVVEYCRTTVSASGVKVIGSIVRCFARADSAKVMAKLVPLSCARIATELKHGASSVRTTSTSAPLSSDTALHWHISILSGIVMFAGEHIVAHRDQLQETLQLLAEKCFGERGYLLTAKLVQCILHSLLCIYSRDQRSVNPSVWRSEAFQQHSHLYWGTTYTLKDVEIDWHVPNDAEIDMALGLLDGVVGASIRALSSLVQSTTHDKIWHNDFCRHLMLVRFAFVATASLMEPEEGGTPAEHADLGDAVPAFLPPPFTIACGYALKRSDPRYARAAKFRAEVGQVLVRAAQAMHTDAEDQIDASKLLVRSIRIYLLHASYNVDELRGAAKSVTFFRTLGRAWAKQQTYPRILWIRRITLYNLTRMRIRGMFARRTPVTDALTQALLAMCMSNYVAVRKLAQTTLAGVFATYEGTRALCLPNLVTALRSASDDQLKGALYVLSSKMFIRAIVWNQRFTRPLLDALLRAKHAKPSIQKLTRSVLNEIIVHMQEPCVQKAYFPSPALQACTAQHTPAAILDKVCALQTQTHISMDEEHTALVRETLAFAKDASTHWAFALLAMRTLRQTMRRDAAPDAAVAAFVTQECIAENPSMRREAQHAMSRLLYLIKLRSLSTGESLCLEEAHNPLKQKEQLNTPVDPAKRDAALAAFATPLSAASRLHDKGVQGWLAWGDEDVFYVPPPAHSAPFAWDDASDAALAAMKTSVYAQAWWDQLIAYLAQEKERDYLAAAKTTWLKGIFQLFGVGVLDVLAAPVEALVAERDRHKHRAAAEIVSSAFRGSKHWPLDDQKRLWTWCDAWMPRVLAESPPDSQPSWQMCVEYVFKNRDPRRAPRLLAFLLEHAKESLGGSASAASPSQQANAQLLLCSALRSLQHKFRAWGADALMALYYSQFGHDYQEVRRAISEGLVELEYLYAMPSYASVDALLDASHAMDGSLLRRAALLPAQCKQLSSNLRMWRMERVPTSQGTSQYDRAATTSAFWIAMSLDDHRLSPMIDEVIAFLPDLFAMYQLRDNPELSAIANAVLVKVVSFPFTFSQAQPLMRQFLHMIRGSESWHARLDALPLLQIAYFQNLFYLTHDTMQDVITLLLDLLQDKHLEVREMAAATISGIVRCSQRSMVKDLLCMFAYAERHAPLPQRGAPDKEVRLRALHSALLGATALVDAFPYDVPPWMPSLILDTIAPHAEDPVPISTTVRKCAADFRRTHQDTWTEDQAQFGDRVQELHDFTLGRSDYFV, via the exons ATGGAGGACCTAGATTTTTTGGAAGTGAGCTCGATTGACGAG AAGATTGATGCAGAGGAGGATGAGGAGGAAATTGAgaaagcgctgcgcgataGTGTCTCGATCGCGGAAGAACACTCTTCAACGCGCGGCCAAGCGCTCCTCTTTCCGCGACACCTCCCTTACGAATGCGAGAGTTTGGATGCGTTTGATGCGCTCCTCACTGTAGCCACTGATAGGCTACTTGACTGCATTAGTGCACAAGAATTCGGTgtcgcttttgcgcaatgGACGCAATACCTCCAATGCCTCATGACGCTCAAATACCCTCTTACCAAGGCGCGACGTGTGCAGTTGGCGCAGCTGTTCTACCACGTTGCAGTGATGCCTACACTGGATGTGCGTGTGATTGAGCTGGCGTCCACCATGTGTATTAAACTGATTCGCTCCAAAAAAGAGCTAGAACCAAGCGACGTAGCACTGCCGTGGCGCCCGCTGTACAGCGCCATTGTCCGCGAAATTTCGCACAAGGCCCGCAAGATTTCCACGTCAAACATAAGCAACTCCCTGCTTGATCTTGCCGAGTACGCACAACGATTCTACCCTTCAAGTGAAGCGGACGATATGCTGCGTACCATTCTTCCGCAAATGGACGGCAACGACATCAATTCTGTGATTGCAACGCAGGCATACCTTGTCCATTTCCTTCCACTAAGCgagccgcagcgctggctACCTACCATGTTCCGCCTCTGGCAAAGTTTTAAGTCTTCCTTGTTTGACGACCAGATGCTGGACCATTTAGCACGCCTCGCTGAGTTCCATGTCTTGGACGAGAATGAAGCCCAGAAACCCATGCGTCGCGATATCGGCATTTTCACAGACGCACAGTTTGCACTGATCATGACCAAATGTCTTCGATCCGCGGGCCTGCCCGTGGGCGCGAGCAAAGCCGCCAATGCCACGCTCATGGCCCAGTCCGCAAATGTCCGCACGGGTGCAGACGCAATTGCATCTGCCCAAACATTGCGCATCAAGAAACCCACCGACAGGCTGCGCTCGTTTGCCTTGATCATTGTCTACAGCATGGCGCCCGACGCGCCTCCGTTGGAGTCTGCGCGCATGTCCGCCCAAGCAGTGGACACCACGCCAGGCCCGCTGCGtctgcatgcgcagcaaacATTTCTCGGCGGAAGCAaagcgctggatgcgcttgcaaagTATATCCAAGCTACCGAGTCCTACTTTCACCCCTCCAATTGGGGCATGTGGCAGTCGCAGCTCGGCAGCCTTGTCCAGCACCTGACGTGGGACTttgtgcgtcgctgcaaaGAAGAAGAGCTGGCAACGTGCAAAACTCCCCAGCAGTACCGGCTGACTCCTTTGATCAAGCGCGACTTTATCCTGTCGCTTCGGACCGTGTGTCTCTTGAGCATGTTTTCCAAAGACCCCCTATCCATTCTCTCTGCCCAGACGAGTCTGAAGCGCATGGCGTACCTTGCTCCCGAACTGGTTATCCCCCAcattttgcagcgcagcttCACATCGCTGGAAGCGCTAGAGACGACACATCGCACGACAGCCGTTATCTCGACGCTGATATCCATCTCGCTCCCACTCTTATCCCGGCAAGTGTACCCTGCAGGCGCCAAGCATCTCGCGCCACTGCTCCATTTGTGTTTGCCTGGGATCGATTTGAACGATTCTTTGAAAACGATCAGCACATGCCTCTTTATCCTCAGCACGATGCTCACCATCCACGTCGAGGATCTGAGCACCGCACCAGAGACCAAcgatgccgctgcacaagcgcctgTGCCCCTCGATGAAGAGCACAGtacgacgcgcgccgcggaagACTATGCGCTATGCCTCTCTACCGCTGACTTGGACGCGTGGGTGGTCGAgtttgtgcggcgcgtcttgcacCTTATCGACATGCTTCCAGATGAAGGCAAGGGCGGCAAGATTGGCGAGAAGAATGAAGAAATGCTGTTGAATACACTGATTGCATCGTACGACGTTTTCTGTagtgcgcttggcggcacTCTCTTTgaccgcgcgctcgacattGTCGTTGAGTACTGCCGCACGACCGTCTCGGCGAGCGGCGTCAAGGTTATTGGCTCCATTGTacgctgctttgcgcgcgcagacaGCGCCAAGGTTATGGCCAAGCTTGTGCCGctgagctgcgcgcggattGCCACGGAATTGAAGCATGGCGCGTCTTCTGTGCGTACGACAAGCACGAGCGCACCGCTCTCTTCTGATACCGCGCTCCACTGGCACATCAGCATTCTGAGCGGCATTGTGATGTTTGCCGGCGAGCACATTGTCGCCCATCGCGACCAGCTCCAAGAaacgctgcagctgctcgcaGAAAAGTgctttggcgagcgcggttACTTGCTCACCGCCAAActcgtgcagtgcatcctCCATTCCCTGCTTTGCATTTACTCGCGCGACCAGCGGAGTGTGAATCCCAGCGTGTGGCGCTCCGAGGCTTTCCAGCAGCATTCGCATTTGTACTGGGGTACGACATACACACTCAAAGACGTCGAAATCGATTGGCATGTACCAAACGATGCCGAGATTGACATGGCGCTTGGTCTCCTTGACGGCGTTGTAGGCGCCTCCATCCGTGCGCTCTCCTCGCTGGTCCAAAGCACTACACACGACAAAATCTGGCACAATGATTTCTGCAGGCACCTCATGCTGGTGCGCTTTGCTTTTGTAGCCACAGCGAGCCTCATGGAGCCAGAAGAAGGCGGCACGCCGGCCGAGCACGCCGACCTCGGCGATGCTGTGCCTGCCTTTCTGCCACCTCCCTTCACGATTGCGTGCGGCTATGCACtcaagcgcagcgatccGCGCTATGCCCGAGCCGCCAAGTTCCGCGCGGAGGTTGGACAAGTGctcgtgcgtgcggcacaagccATGCACACCGACGCCGAGGACCAAATTGATGCAAgcaagctgcttgtgcGCTCCATTCGCATCTACCTCCTCCATGCAAGTTACAAtgtggacgagctgcgcggcgcggccaagtCGGTTACTTTTTTCCGCACGCTGGGCCGCGCATGGGCCAAGCAACAAACGTATCCCCGCATTCTGTGGATCCGTCGCATTACGCTGTACAACCTTACGCGAATGCGCATCCGAGGCAtgtttgcgcgccgcacgcccgTGACCGATGCACtgacgcaagcgctgctggccATGTGCATGTCGAATTACGTGGCTGTGCGGAAACTTGCGCAGACCACTTTGGCCGGCGTATTTGCCACGTACGAAGGAacgcgcgccttgtgtCTCCCGAATCTGGTgactgcgctgcgcagtgcgtcggACGATCAGCTCAAAGGCGCGCTCTATGTGCTCAGCAGCAAAATGTTTATCCGTGCGATTGTGTGGAACCAGCGCTTTACACGACCCCTTCTCGAcgcactgctgcgcgccaagcatgcCAAACCAAGCATCCAGAAACTCACACGCAGTGTGCTGAACGAGATTATCGTGCACATGCAGGagccgtgcgtgcagaaAGCCTACTTTCCCAgcccagcgctgcaagcatgcacggcacagCACACGCCCGCTGCGATTCTGGACAAGGtatgcgcgctgcagacgcaaaCGCACATCTCcatggacgaggagcaTACGGCGCTTGTCCGCGAGACGCTTGCGTTTGCCAAAGACGCCTCGACGCACTGGGCATTTGCCCTCTTGGCCATGCGTACGTTACGCCAAacgatgcggcgcgacgctgcgccagacGCGGCCGTCGCTGCGTTTGTGACGCAAGAGTGCATTGCGGAGAACCCAAGTATGCGTCGCGAGGCACAGCACGCCATGTCGCGCCTCTTGTACCTGATCAAGCTGCGCTCTCTGAGCACGGGCGAATCGCTGTGTTTAGAAGAGGCGCACAACCCCCTCAAGCAGAAAGAACAGCTCAACACGCCCGTCGACcccgcaaagcgcgacgcagcgcttgctgcgtTTGCCACGCCGCTCAGTGCCGCCTCGCGACTACATGACAAAGGCGTGCAAGGCTGGCTTGCATGGGGCGATGAAGACGTGTTTTAtgtgccgccgcctgctcacagcgcgccgtttgcgtGGGACGATGCGtcggacgctgcgctggctGCGATGAAAACATCGGTATACGCCCAGGCGTGGTGGGATCAGCTCATTGCGTACCTCGCCCaggaaaaagagcgcgacTACCTAGCCGCCGCGAAAACCACGTGGCTAAAAGGCATTTTTCAGCTGTTTGGCGTGGGTGTGCTCGACGTGTTGGCCGCGCCTGTAGAAGCGCTCGTCGCTGAGCGCGACAGAcacaagcaccgcgcagccGCCGAGATTGTAAGCAGCGCTTTTCGCGGCTCGAAACACTGGCCGCTCGACGATCAGAAGCGGCTCTGGACTTGGTGCGATGCATGgatgccgcgcgtgcttgcagAGAGTCCGCCGGACAGCCAGCCTTCTTGGCAAATGTGCGTCGAGTACGTGTTCAAGAATAGGGatccgcgccgtgcgccgcgcctccTTGCGTTTCTCCTCGAGCATGCGAAAGAGAGTCTCGGCGGGAGtgccagcgctgcgagtCCGTCGCAGCAAGCAAATGCGCAACTCTTGCTGTGtagcgcgctgcgctcgttgCAGCACAAATTCCGTGCGTGgggcgccgatgcgcttATGGCGCTGTACTACAGCCAGTTTGGCCACGACTACCAGgaagtgcgccgcgccattAGCGAAGGGCTGGTCGAGCTCGAGTACCTCTATGCAATGCCGTCGTACGCAAGCGTCGACGCGTTGCTGGATGCGAGCCATGCGATGGACGGCtcgctcctgcgccgcgccgcgctgctgcctGCGCAGTGCAAGCAACTTTCGTCCAACTTGCGGATGTGGCGCATGGAGCGCGTGCCGACGTCGCAAGGCACCTCGCAGTACGATCGTGCTGCGACGACGAGTGCTTTTTGGATTGCCATGTCGCTCGATGACCACCGGCTGAGTCCCATGATTGACGAGGTAATTGCATTCTTGCCGGATCTCTTTGCCATGTACCAACTGCGCGATAATCCGGAGCTGAGTGCGATTGCCAACGCCGTCCTGGTCAAGGTCGTTTCCTTTCCATTTACCTTttcgcaagcgcagccGCTCATGCGCCAGTTTTTGCACATGATTCGCGGCTCGGAGTCctggcacgcgcggctggaTGCATTGCCGCTCTTGCAGATTGCCTACTTTCAAAACTTGTTCTACCTCACGCACGACACGATGCAGGATGTCATAACACTCCTCCTGGATTTGCTGCAGGACAAGCACCTCGAAGTGCGCGAAATGGCTGCGGCCACGATTTCGGGCATCGTGCGGTGCTCGCAGCGGTCCATGGTCAAGGATCTGCTCTGCATGTTTGCGTACGCAGAgcgacatgcgccgctgccacagcgcggtgcgccggaCAAAGAGGTGCGTctgcgtgcattgcacagcgcatTGCTGGGTGCGACCGCGTTGGTCGATGCGTTCCCGTACGATGTCCCGCCCTGGATGCCGTCTTTGATTCTAGATAccattgcgccgcacgctgaGGACCCCGTGCCGATCTCTACTACtgtgcgcaaatgcgccgcagatTTCCGGCGGACGCACCAGGATACCTGGACGGAAGATCAGGCGCAGTTTGGGGATCGGGTACAGGAACTCCATGACTTTACGCTTGGTAGAAGTGACTATTTCGTGTAG
- a CDS encoding uncharacterized protein (EggNog:ENOG503NTY4; COG:S), producing the protein MYRPLSLPRVPVAQQMTANLLADPVTPFASSLVACKEAYPTLLRRVRHIKNGAHFTYVTPLPLAFPYDFPPDEAQGKNEGDETASTLRRVEEVENIIRSCEVALPHNGKMDPIPPWRHNALYPSARLLAISPHTHRDCLPELDLGDAAAFIAQSSGQSGKNTFSSGPISDALHKHSPDMYAGATDAVEARRAFSDWAAGRAIYIDPGQHPIPADAGTGVRFFQERDTAEKEKWSDEKLAAYEFERSLEELEHNRTDSSRPYGPWSLRYGGHQFGEWAGQLGDGRAVTLLESAHPNGDRFEVQIKGAGRTPYSRFGDGLATQKSSMREFLASEYMAALHIPTSRSLCVVGLPELAVARESLTTAAVNMRIASSWLRIGNFQIHSSRGEWESVRILGEFVAHVIFGWDDVAVGGTSQHRPPWAERLLYEVARRNARTCARWQVYGFMHGVLNTDNIALTGETIDYGPYGFMDVFDEAQICNHSDYSGRYSFRLQPTMILYAMDKLLEAIAFVIGFEKEHGRALRKGELSRIPLEQIQKWSDFGVDACADKVSELVQHELLEEWALAWCARLGVPSRGAETDKAQLIDPLLVALPGLDFSLALRYLCAFPDTVERTQDAADAAAQFAENWVRHALLPRTEPSDEQLRVATSWLTIYATWLMDAARPAALVAQELCAHNPRFVLRNWITDEVAERLETRQDTLFFERVRAMCDAPFAPWGEVRDGVSAEDAEEERRLCAIGSPLSSNLPSCSS; encoded by the coding sequence ATGTATAGACCGCTGTCGTTGCCGCGCGTACctgtcgcgcagcaaatgACTGCGAATCTACTGGCCGACCCCGTCACACCATTCGCAAGCTCTCTCGTTGCGTGCAAGGAGGCATACCCCACCCTGCTGCGTCGTGTGCGGCATATTAAGAACGGTGCGCATTTTACGTACGTAACGCCACTCCCGCTTGCATTTCCCTACGACTTTCCccccgacgaggcgcaAGGGAAGAATGAGGGCGACGAAACGGCGTCTACGCTTCGTCGGGTTGAAGAGGTCGAAAATATCATACGCTCCTGCGAGGTGGCGTTACCGCATAACGGAAAGATGGACCCTATACCTCCGTGGCGACACAATGCGCTCTATCCTTCTGCACGGCTGCTTGCCATTTCTCCGCACACACACCGCGACTGCCTTCCGGAACTCGATCTGGGCGATGCGGCTGCCTTTATTGCGCAATCCTCGGGGCAGAGTGGCAAAAACACGTTTAGCTCCGGTCCAATTTcagatgcgctgcacaagcacagTCCCGACATGTACGCGGGCGCCACAGATGCTGTGGAAGCACGCCGTGCATTCTCGGACTGGGCCGCCGGGCGCGCAATATACATCGACCCCGGCCAACACCCCATCCCAGCAGATGCAGGCACGGGCGTGCGCTTCTTTCAGGAACGCGACACTGCCGAGAAGGAAAAGTGGTCGGACGAGAAGCTTGCAGCTTACGAGTTTGAGCGGAGCCTCGAAGAGCTCGAGCACAACCGCACCGATTCCTCGCGTCCTTACGGCCCTTGGTCCCTGCGCTACGGCGGCCATCAGTTTGGCGAGTGGGCCGGTCAGCTCGGCGATGGGCGAGCGGTAACGCTGCTCGAATCGGCGCATCCCAACGGCGACCGCTTTGAAGTGCAGATCAAGGGTGCGGGCCGCACTCCTTATTCGCGATTTGGCGATGGTCTCGCGACGCAGAAAAGTTCCATGCGCGAGTTCCTTGCCTCGGAGTacatggccgcgctgcataTTCCCACAAGTCGCTCCTTGTGTGTTGTGGGCCTGCCAGAGCTTGctgttgcgcgcgagtcgcTTACCACTGCAGCGGTGAATATGCGCATTGCCTCTTCCTGGCTCCGCATCGGCAACTTTCAAATCCACAGCAGCCGCGGCGAGTGGGAAAGCGTGCGGATTCTGGGCGAGTTTGTCGCGCATGTCATTTTTGGATGGGACGACGTTGCGGTGGGCGGCACGTCACAGCATCGGCCGCCGTGGGCCGAGCGGCTTTTGTACGAagttgcgcgccgcaacgcACGCACCTGTGCAAGATGGCAAGTGTACGGTTTTATGCACGGCGTCTTGAACACGGACAATATTGCACTTACAGGCGAGACGATTGACTATGGCCCATATGGCTTCATGGACGTCTTTGACGAGGCACAGATATGCAACCATTCCGACTACAGCGGCCGCTACTCGTTCCGACTGCAGCCTACGATGATCTTGTATGCAAtggacaagctgctcgaggccaTTGCGTTTGTGATTGGGTTCGAAAAAGAGCACGGACGTGCGCTCAGAAAAGGCGAATTGTCTCGTATTCCCCTCGAGCAGATCCAGAAATGGAGTGACTTTGGCGTCGATGCATGTGCAGATAAAGTCAGCgagctcgtccagcacgaGCTACTGGAAGAATGGGCGCTAGCTTGGTGTGCAAGACTGGGCGTTccttcgcgcggcgctgagaCGGACAAGGCGCAGTTGATTGATCCTCTGCTCGTAGCACTTCCGGGCCTCGATTTctccttggcgctgcgctatCTGTGTGCATTTCCAGATACGGTCGAGCGTACCCAGGATGCAgcagacgctgcagcgcagttTGCCGAAAACTGGGTCCGCCACGCGCTTCTGCCGCGCACCGAGCCGAGCGATGAGCAGCTTCGTGTGGCAACTTCATGGCTAACTATATACGCAACATGGCTCATGGATGCTGCAcgtcctgcagcgctcgtTGCACAGGAGTTGTGCGCGCATAATCCTCGCTTTGTGCTCCGAAATTGGATCACGGACGAGGTGGCGGAGCGCTTGGAGACACGACAAGATACACTGTTTttcgagcgcgtgcgtgcgatgtgcgacgcgccgtttgcgccgtggggcgaggtgcgcgatggCGTAAGTGCTGAGGAcgcggaagaagagcgcAGGCTGTGTGCGATCGGATCGCCACTCTCTTCGAATTTGCCGTCGTGCTCGTCCTAA